One region of Streptomyces rishiriensis genomic DNA includes:
- a CDS encoding maltokinase N-terminal cap-like domain-containing protein, protein MTKTAPLRPSSASGVRSVGPLAALLCEWLPRQRWFAGKDRPLTDLRMLSMTELYPGCLHLLVHADQSGVPTPGGTPPAGDCYQLLLGLQEHLSPRLGRALIGRVEDGPLAGLTVHDALQDPRSAHLLLERMRHPGTLGPLCFESDPSVSLPAGLAPRLLEAEQSNTSLVYGDAFILKIFRRIQPGVNPDLEVPVALAGQGCGRVPAPVAWFRTTHPQEATLGVLQPFLPDASDGWTLALRALARGEDFTAEAEELGRATADVHLALAAALPAGPDAEDGRTAAAMTERLETAAHHVPALRPFVPGLTTAFGALSVCDAGPPAQRIHGDLHLGQVLRAGRDWFVIDFEGEPSRPLAERRSAHSPVRDIAGMLRSFDYAARQRRPWRPEWARRCREAYCAGYAARAGWDPRKKHALLRAYETDRAVYEVLYEARNRPDWLPVPMAAIERLAVRGG, encoded by the coding sequence GTGACGAAGACCGCACCCCTGCGACCGAGCAGCGCGAGCGGCGTCCGCTCCGTCGGGCCGCTCGCCGCGCTGCTGTGCGAGTGGCTGCCGCGTCAGCGGTGGTTCGCCGGCAAGGACCGGCCGCTCACCGACCTGCGCATGCTGTCGATGACCGAGCTGTATCCGGGCTGTCTGCATCTGCTCGTGCACGCCGATCAGTCGGGCGTGCCCACTCCCGGGGGCACGCCCCCGGCCGGCGACTGCTACCAGTTGCTCCTCGGGCTCCAGGAGCACCTGTCGCCGCGCCTGGGACGGGCACTGATCGGCAGGGTCGAGGACGGGCCGCTGGCCGGTCTGACGGTCCACGACGCGCTGCAGGACCCCCGGTCGGCGCATCTGCTCCTGGAGCGGATGCGGCACCCCGGCACGCTCGGACCGCTGTGCTTCGAGTCCGATCCGTCCGTGTCGCTGCCCGCCGGACTCGCCCCACGGCTGCTGGAGGCCGAGCAGTCCAACACCTCCCTGGTGTACGGGGACGCGTTCATCCTGAAGATCTTCCGGCGGATCCAGCCCGGGGTGAACCCCGACCTGGAGGTACCCGTCGCGCTGGCCGGGCAGGGGTGCGGGCGGGTGCCCGCGCCCGTGGCCTGGTTCCGCACGACGCATCCGCAGGAGGCGACCCTCGGCGTGCTCCAGCCGTTCCTGCCCGACGCGTCGGACGGCTGGACTCTTGCGCTGCGTGCCCTCGCCCGCGGGGAGGACTTCACGGCGGAGGCCGAGGAACTGGGGCGGGCCACGGCGGACGTCCACCTCGCGCTGGCCGCCGCGCTGCCGGCCGGTCCGGACGCCGAGGACGGCCGGACGGCGGCGGCGATGACCGAGCGGCTGGAGACGGCCGCGCACCACGTGCCGGCGCTGCGCCCGTTCGTCCCCGGCCTCACTACCGCCTTCGGCGCGCTCTCCGTGTGCGACGCGGGCCCGCCCGCCCAGCGCATCCACGGGGACCTGCATCTCGGGCAGGTCCTGCGCGCCGGGCGCGACTGGTTCGTCATCGACTTCGAGGGCGAGCCGTCCCGCCCGCTGGCCGAGCGCCGCAGCGCCCACTCCCCGGTCCGGGACATCGCCGGGATGCTGCGCTCGTTCGACTACGCCGCCCGCCAGCGCCGCCCGTGGCGGCCGGAGTGGGCGCGCCGCTGCCGGGAGGCCTACTGCGCCGGCTACGCGGCCCGCGCGGGCTGGGACCCCCGCAAGAAGCATGCCCTGCTGCGTGCCTACGAGACGGACCGTGCCGTGTACGAAGTGCTGTACGAGGCCCGTAACCGTCCCGACTGGCTGCCCGTACCCATGGCGGCGATCGAACGACTCGCCGTCCGAGGAGGCTGA
- the glgB gene encoding 1,4-alpha-glucan branching enzyme gives MALRDTSPPESAGPRPRTAPGLDPADRGRLLSGAHHDPHALLGAHPAPGGIVFRALRPFADAVSVVIEGDPTPLVSEGDGLFSVLLPLDAVPAYTLLVSYEGAEHKVDDPYRFLPALGDLDLHLIREGRHEELWKALGAEPMAHQGVLGTRFTVWAPNAQGVRVAGDFCFWDGTAFPMRSLGSSGVWELFLPGIGEGARYKFEITSRHGHRFLKADPMARRAEVPPDTASIVHASHHEWADGEWMAHRGDVPVHVAPFSVYEVHLPSWRPGLSYRELAEELPPYVSELGFTHVEFMPVAQHPFSGSWGYQVTGFYAPASRLGTPDDLKFLVDALHRAGIGVIVDWVPAHFPKDDWALGRFDGDPLYEPGDSRRAEHPDWGTYEFDFGRVEVRNFLVANATYWCEEFHVDGLRVDAVASMLYLDYSRDSGQWSPNVFGGREDLDAMAFLQEMNATVYRRNPGVVTIAEESTAWEGVTRPTDSGGLGFGLKWNMGWMHDSLEYIGKEPVHRKYHHNEMTFSMVYAWSENYVLPISHDEVVHGKQALVSKMPGDWWQRRANHRAYLGFMWAHPGKQLLFMGQEFAQGAEWSEADGPEWWLLDPQYASAGDHRGMRDLVRDLNTVYRATPALWERDTDPAGFRWVVGDAAEDNVFAFLRHDAQGAPLLAVSNFSPVVRHDYPLSVPDGVPAWRELLNTDAECYGGSGVVHAAPVVARDGGIALTLPPLATVWLAPASV, from the coding sequence GTGGCCCTGCGTGACACCTCTCCGCCCGAGTCGGCCGGCCCCCGCCCCCGCACGGCGCCCGGTCTCGATCCGGCCGACCGCGGGCGCCTGCTCTCGGGCGCCCACCACGATCCGCACGCCCTGCTGGGCGCGCACCCGGCGCCGGGCGGGATCGTCTTCCGGGCGTTGCGGCCCTTCGCGGACGCCGTGAGTGTCGTGATCGAGGGCGACCCCACCCCGCTGGTCTCGGAGGGCGACGGTCTCTTCTCCGTCCTCCTGCCGCTCGACGCGGTGCCCGCGTACACGCTGCTGGTGTCGTACGAAGGCGCCGAGCACAAGGTGGACGACCCCTACCGTTTCCTGCCGGCCCTCGGCGACCTCGATCTGCATCTCATCCGCGAGGGGCGGCACGAGGAGCTCTGGAAGGCGCTCGGCGCCGAGCCCATGGCCCACCAGGGGGTGCTCGGCACCCGGTTCACCGTGTGGGCGCCGAACGCCCAGGGGGTGCGCGTCGCCGGTGACTTCTGTTTCTGGGACGGCACCGCCTTCCCGATGCGATCCCTCGGTTCGTCGGGGGTGTGGGAGCTGTTCCTGCCCGGGATCGGCGAGGGCGCCCGGTACAAGTTCGAGATCACCTCGCGCCACGGCCACCGCTTCCTCAAGGCCGACCCGATGGCCCGGCGCGCGGAGGTGCCGCCGGACACCGCGTCGATCGTGCACGCCTCGCACCACGAGTGGGCGGACGGGGAGTGGATGGCGCACCGGGGCGATGTCCCCGTGCATGTGGCGCCGTTCTCCGTGTACGAGGTCCATCTGCCGTCCTGGCGGCCGGGTCTGTCGTACCGCGAGCTCGCCGAGGAGCTTCCGCCGTACGTCAGCGAACTCGGTTTCACCCATGTGGAGTTCATGCCGGTCGCCCAGCATCCGTTCTCCGGTTCCTGGGGCTACCAGGTCACCGGGTTCTACGCGCCGGCCTCGCGCCTGGGCACGCCCGACGACCTCAAGTTCCTGGTGGACGCCCTGCACCGGGCCGGGATCGGCGTCATCGTGGACTGGGTGCCGGCGCACTTCCCCAAGGACGACTGGGCGCTGGGCCGTTTCGACGGGGACCCGCTGTACGAGCCCGGCGACTCGCGGCGGGCCGAGCATCCGGACTGGGGAACGTACGAGTTCGACTTCGGGCGCGTCGAGGTGCGCAACTTCCTCGTGGCGAACGCCACCTACTGGTGCGAGGAGTTCCACGTCGACGGGCTGCGCGTGGACGCCGTCGCCTCCATGCTCTACCTCGACTACTCGCGGGACTCCGGCCAGTGGTCGCCCAACGTGTTCGGCGGCCGGGAGGACCTGGACGCGATGGCGTTCCTCCAGGAGATGAACGCGACGGTCTACCGCCGCAACCCGGGGGTCGTGACGATCGCCGAGGAGTCCACCGCCTGGGAAGGGGTGACCCGGCCGACCGACAGCGGCGGTCTGGGGTTCGGGCTGAAGTGGAACATGGGCTGGATGCACGACTCGCTGGAGTACATCGGCAAGGAGCCGGTGCACCGCAAGTACCACCACAACGAGATGACCTTCTCGATGGTGTACGCCTGGAGCGAGAACTACGTGCTGCCCATCTCCCACGACGAGGTCGTGCACGGCAAGCAGGCGCTGGTCTCCAAGATGCCCGGCGACTGGTGGCAGCGGCGCGCCAATCACCGCGCCTACCTGGGCTTCATGTGGGCCCACCCGGGCAAGCAGCTCCTCTTCATGGGCCAGGAGTTCGCCCAGGGCGCGGAGTGGTCGGAGGCCGATGGTCCCGAGTGGTGGCTGCTGGACCCGCAGTACGCGTCCGCCGGTGACCACCGCGGGATGCGGGACCTGGTGCGTGATCTCAACACGGTGTACCGGGCGACCCCCGCCCTGTGGGAGCGGGACACCGATCCCGCCGGTTTCCGGTGGGTGGTCGGCGACGCCGCCGAGGACAACGTCTTCGCGTTCCTGCGCCACGACGCCCAGGGCGCTCCGCTCCTCGCCGTCAGCAACTTCTCCCCGGTCGTGCGTCACGACTACCCGCTCTCCGTGCCCGACGGGGTGCCCGCCTGGCGCGAGCTGCTCAACACCGACGCCGAGTGCTACGGCGGCAGCGGCGTCGTCCACGCCGCACCGGTCGTGGCGCGGGACGGGGGGATCGCGCTCACGCTCCCGCCGCTGGCCACGGTGTGGCTGGCGCCCGCGTCCGTGTGA
- a CDS encoding glutamate--cysteine ligase 2, translating to MRTVGVEEELLLVDPETGEPQALSAAVLARASRRGAEEDVFEKELHNQMLEFNTHPQSGMGELGAEIVRIRGEAARHAREAGCAVVALATSPLPVRPSVSMNRRYQWMAEQYGIATREQMVCGCHVHVSVDSDEEGVAVVDRIRPWLSVLTALSANSPFWQGTETDYSSYRSRVWNRWPSAGPTELFGSADRYHRRVADMVATGTILDEGMVYFDARLSAHYPTVEVRVADVCLHADTAVLIATLVRGLVETAARDSAAGREPADHSVSLLRLAGWRAARSGLTEDLLHPATMRPAPAETVVRALLEHVEDALADTGDLERARTSCAELLRNGNGSRLQREVWKSTGSLREVVTTCVERTQA from the coding sequence GTGCGCACCGTAGGAGTGGAGGAAGAACTCCTCCTGGTCGACCCTGAGACCGGGGAGCCCCAGGCCCTGTCCGCCGCCGTCCTCGCCCGCGCCTCCCGGCGCGGGGCGGAGGAGGACGTCTTCGAGAAGGAACTGCACAACCAGATGCTCGAGTTCAACACCCACCCGCAGTCGGGCATGGGGGAACTCGGCGCGGAGATCGTCCGGATACGCGGGGAGGCGGCCCGGCACGCGCGGGAGGCCGGGTGCGCGGTCGTCGCGCTGGCCACGTCACCGCTGCCGGTACGGCCGTCCGTCAGCATGAACCGGCGGTACCAGTGGATGGCGGAGCAGTACGGCATCGCGACGCGTGAGCAGATGGTGTGCGGCTGCCATGTCCATGTGTCCGTCGACTCGGACGAGGAGGGCGTCGCGGTCGTCGACCGGATCCGGCCCTGGCTCTCGGTGCTGACGGCACTCAGTGCCAACTCGCCGTTCTGGCAGGGCACGGAGACGGACTACAGCAGCTATCGCAGCCGGGTGTGGAACCGCTGGCCGTCGGCGGGTCCGACCGAGCTGTTCGGTTCGGCGGACCGGTACCACCGCCGGGTCGCGGACATGGTGGCCACCGGCACCATCCTCGACGAGGGCATGGTCTACTTCGACGCCCGGCTATCGGCGCACTACCCGACGGTGGAGGTGCGGGTGGCGGACGTCTGTCTGCACGCGGACACCGCGGTGCTGATCGCCACGCTGGTGCGCGGGCTCGTGGAGACGGCGGCCCGGGACAGTGCGGCCGGCCGGGAGCCGGCGGACCACAGCGTGAGCCTGCTCCGGCTGGCCGGCTGGCGGGCCGCCCGCTCGGGGCTCACCGAGGACCTGCTGCACCCCGCGACCATGCGGCCGGCGCCCGCCGAGACCGTCGTGCGGGCGCTGCTGGAGCATGTCGAGGACGCGCTGGCGGACACCGGCGACCTGGAGCGGGCCCGCACGTCCTGTGCCGAGCTGCTGCGGAACGGCAACGGGTCCCGGCTCCAGCGCGAGGTGTGGAAGAGCACCGGCAGTCTGCGCGAGGTGGTCACCACCTGTGTGGAGCGCACCCAGGCCTGA
- a CDS encoding DUF6480 family protein: protein MSHNNPDPEPERTTGLEPGGGVPPGETPPAESSMPGAGPRETHNPTKGWAKGPLTVIIVLVVLFAAFFLAYAIVLML, encoded by the coding sequence ATGAGCCACAACAATCCCGACCCCGAACCCGAACGCACCACCGGACTGGAACCGGGCGGCGGCGTCCCCCCGGGCGAGACCCCGCCCGCGGAGAGCAGCATGCCCGGCGCCGGCCCTCGGGAGACGCACAACCCGACCAAGGGCTGGGCCAAGGGCCCGCTCACCGTGATCATCGTCCTGGTCGTGCTGTTCGCCGCCTTCTTCCTGGCGTACGCGATCGTCCTCATGCTCTGA
- a CDS encoding AMP-dependent synthetase/ligase yields the protein MRDFALAPPVTTPLTGGLADTVFETAARTPTLPVLSRRPDGASTDWEEVTAVELRDEVVDLAKGFVASGISPGHRVAIMARTRYEWTVLCNALWTVGAEVVPVYPTSSREQVEWILRDANCVGVVVEDEQSVMTVGSVCAALSSLRNVWQLDAGALEQLAQRGELVPLTTVNSLRRIVLPDSTAVIAYTSGTSGRPLGCALSHRSLASPCDTLLAGWGHTAAPAGRQPSVLAFLPFSHVYGLMIQGLCLRGGILMGHQPDIGAEALAESLRTFRPTYLYAVPSVFEKIYKNFLRAAQEAGRGALFERAAQTARDFAAAVERQRLGRGSGPGFDLRLQHALFERTVYRRLRAALGGRVHRATSGGSPLHRDLSLFYEGIGIYVHDGYGLTETSGGITMQPLGREKTGTVGQALPGMDIRVADDGEILVRGPSVFQGYVNDEAATRAALWGGWLATGDLGFLDSDGYLTITGRKKDVIITSSGKSVAPASLEQRLRMHPLVHQAVVVGDNRPCVGALITLDPDFLAHWRGNLMLHGDTQSREAREENALREEIGRAVAAANSTVSRSESIRAFRILPQPFDQTNGLLTPSMKLRRDSIVAHYAAEIEAMYQARARLPRQSAPPEEVLGWDDSDDVFR from the coding sequence ATGCGCGACTTCGCCCTCGCTCCCCCAGTCACCACGCCCCTGACCGGAGGGCTCGCCGACACCGTCTTCGAGACAGCCGCCCGCACCCCCACACTCCCGGTGCTCTCCCGCCGTCCGGACGGCGCCTCCACCGACTGGGAAGAGGTGACGGCCGTCGAGCTGCGGGACGAGGTGGTCGACCTGGCGAAGGGCTTCGTGGCGTCGGGGATCTCACCAGGCCACCGCGTCGCGATCATGGCGCGGACCCGGTACGAGTGGACGGTCCTGTGCAACGCGCTGTGGACGGTGGGCGCCGAGGTCGTCCCGGTCTATCCGACCTCCTCGCGCGAACAGGTCGAGTGGATCCTGCGGGACGCCAACTGTGTGGGCGTCGTCGTCGAGGACGAACAGAGCGTCATGACCGTGGGATCGGTGTGCGCGGCCCTGTCCTCGCTGCGGAACGTCTGGCAGCTGGACGCCGGGGCGTTGGAACAGCTCGCGCAGCGCGGCGAGTTGGTGCCGCTCACCACGGTGAACTCACTGCGCCGGATCGTGCTGCCGGACTCCACCGCCGTGATCGCCTACACGTCCGGGACCTCGGGCAGGCCCCTGGGCTGCGCGCTGAGCCACCGCAGTCTGGCCAGCCCCTGCGACACGCTGCTGGCCGGCTGGGGCCACACGGCCGCGCCCGCCGGCCGGCAGCCGAGCGTCCTCGCCTTCCTGCCGTTCTCCCACGTGTACGGGCTGATGATCCAGGGCCTGTGTCTGCGCGGCGGCATCCTGATGGGCCACCAACCCGACATCGGCGCGGAGGCGCTCGCGGAGTCGCTGCGCACCTTCCGTCCGACGTATCTGTACGCGGTGCCGTCGGTGTTCGAGAAGATCTACAAGAACTTCCTGCGGGCGGCCCAGGAGGCCGGCCGCGGCGCCTTGTTCGAGCGCGCGGCGCAGACGGCCCGGGACTTCGCGGCCGCCGTCGAACGGCAGCGGCTGGGCCGCGGCTCGGGGCCCGGTTTCGACCTGCGGCTCCAGCACGCCCTGTTCGAACGGACGGTGTACCGCAGGCTGCGCGCCGCGCTCGGCGGCCGCGTCCACCGCGCCACCTCGGGCGGCTCCCCGCTCCACCGCGATCTGTCCCTGTTCTACGAGGGCATCGGCATCTATGTGCACGACGGGTACGGACTGACCGAGACCAGCGGCGGGATCACCATGCAGCCACTCGGCCGGGAGAAGACGGGCACCGTCGGACAGGCCCTGCCCGGCATGGACATCCGGGTGGCGGACGACGGGGAGATCCTGGTGCGCGGCCCGTCGGTGTTCCAGGGCTACGTCAACGACGAGGCCGCGACGCGGGCCGCGCTGTGGGGCGGCTGGCTGGCCACCGGTGATCTCGGGTTCCTTGACTCGGACGGCTACCTCACGATCACCGGCCGCAAGAAGGACGTCATCATCACCAGCAGCGGCAAGAGCGTGGCCCCGGCCTCGCTGGAGCAGCGGCTGCGGATGCATCCGCTCGTCCATCAGGCCGTGGTCGTGGGTGACAACCGGCCCTGCGTGGGCGCGCTGATCACCCTGGACCCCGATTTCCTGGCGCACTGGCGCGGCAACCTGATGCTGCACGGCGACACCCAGAGCCGGGAGGCCCGCGAGGAGAACGCCCTGCGGGAGGAGATCGGACGGGCGGTGGCCGCCGCCAACAGCACGGTGTCCCGCTCGGAGTCGATCCGTGCCTTCCGCATCCTGCCGCAGCCGTTCGACCAGACCAACGGCCTGCTCACGCCCTCGATGAAGCTGCGCCGCGACTCGATCGTGGCGCACTACGCGGCGGAGATCGAGGCGATGTACCAGGCCCGGGCGCGGCTGCCGCGGCAGAGTGCACCACCGGAGGAGGTGCTGGGCTGGGACGACTCCGACGACGTGTTCCGGTAG
- a CDS encoding ATP-binding protein, translated as MATEPRGNDALSSWAIPSRTARFGGEPQDVTGARLATEEFLRELAHTVPPTAPECWHDIVLIVTELSANAVQYAPGPFELRLRPTFDGVHVTLHDTNSTPPSPRPFHPDSGGGGIGWYLVHTLCSQVSVVPNEAGQGEGKDVHVFLPW; from the coding sequence ATGGCAACCGAGCCGCGTGGTAACGACGCACTCTCCTCCTGGGCGATTCCCAGCCGGACGGCCCGCTTCGGCGGTGAACCCCAGGACGTGACGGGAGCACGACTGGCCACGGAGGAATTCCTCCGTGAGCTGGCCCACACCGTGCCGCCCACGGCACCGGAGTGCTGGCACGACATCGTGCTGATCGTGACGGAGCTGTCGGCCAACGCGGTCCAGTACGCGCCGGGTCCGTTCGAACTGCGCCTGCGTCCCACCTTCGACGGCGTGCACGTGACGCTGCACGACACCAACAGCACTCCGCCGTCCCCCCGGCCGTTCCACCCCGACAGCGGGGGCGGCGGCATCGGCTGGTACCTGGTGCACACGCTGTGCAGTCAGGTGAGCGTGGTGCCGAACGAGGCCGGCCAGGGCGAGGGCAAGGACGTGCACGTCTTCCTGCCGTGGTGA
- a CDS encoding ATP-binding protein, which yields MREEGLAPARPVPARGASRTSVKTAAAARAHARAVVEARWNDAGRPAREEDVIDLLLVVSELVTNALRHGGGLAGFEMTPLRDGIRIAVRDHSDTVPAVKGGPGSGPAGHRVGGYGWPLVVRLARDIGVEKRAGGGKTITMFVPIRTVGRPD from the coding sequence ATGAGGGAAGAGGGACTCGCGCCCGCGCGCCCGGTGCCCGCCCGGGGGGCGTCGAGGACCTCGGTGAAGACCGCCGCGGCGGCCCGGGCCCATGCCCGCGCGGTGGTGGAAGCACGGTGGAACGACGCCGGCCGGCCGGCGCGTGAGGAAGACGTCATCGACCTGCTGCTGGTCGTCTCGGAGCTGGTGACCAACGCCCTGCGGCACGGCGGCGGACTGGCCGGGTTCGAGATGACGCCGCTGCGGGACGGGATCCGGATCGCCGTGCGCGATCACAGCGACACGGTGCCCGCCGTCAAGGGCGGACCCGGCTCCGGCCCGGCCGGCCACCGGGTGGGCGGCTACGGCTGGCCGCTGGTCGTCCGGCTGGCCCGGGACATCGGCGTGGAGAAACGGGCCGGCGGCGGGAAGACGATCACCATGTTCGTGCCGATCCGGACCGTCGGCCGACCGGACTGA
- a CDS encoding PRC-barrel domain containing protein — protein sequence MTIDGIWSYTPDSGHAEGRDLTDYAVMTADGTLGHVEREADPHGMRHLVVDTGVWLFGRSAVVPVGVVTGVDHADRKVTLGCSGDDVKDAPRFRTDSETTDPAYLTAVGDHYRRLSSRGTPSV from the coding sequence GTGACCATCGACGGAATCTGGTCGTACACGCCGGACAGTGGACATGCCGAGGGGCGGGATCTCACCGACTACGCCGTCATGACGGCCGACGGCACCCTCGGCCATGTCGAACGCGAGGCCGACCCTCACGGAATGCGGCACCTGGTCGTCGACACCGGCGTCTGGCTGTTCGGCCGAAGCGCCGTCGTCCCGGTGGGCGTCGTGACGGGTGTCGACCACGCCGACCGCAAGGTGACCCTGGGCTGCAGCGGGGACGACGTGAAGGACGCACCCCGCTTCCGCACCGACAGCGAGACGACGGACCCGGCGTACCTCACGGCCGTCGGCGACCACTATCGCCGGCTGTCCTCACGGGGAACGCCATCGGTATGA
- a CDS encoding RNA polymerase sigma factor SigF codes for MNAVTAHATTATAARAGTESPRGGVPLIESPTQVSPKDARELSRRFFDRLADLEEGTHEHQYVRNTLIEMNLSLVRYAASRFRGRGDSMEDIVQVGTIGLIKAIDRFELTREVEFTSFAIPYIVGEIKRFFRDTSWAVHVPRRLQEARVELAKATEELQTRLGRMPTTRELSQLMSLSEEEVVEARKASNGYTSASLDAALTSDGGADGESVLADFLGAEEPALELVEDFHSLAPLIAELDERERRIIHMRFVEERTQAEIGKELGISQMHVSRLISRMVQRLRTGLLGAEIA; via the coding sequence ATGAATGCCGTGACGGCACACGCAACGACGGCCACGGCAGCGCGGGCGGGCACGGAGAGCCCGCGAGGAGGGGTTCCGCTCATCGAGTCGCCCACCCAGGTCAGCCCGAAGGACGCGCGCGAGCTCTCGCGCCGCTTCTTCGACCGGCTCGCCGACCTGGAGGAGGGCACGCACGAGCACCAGTACGTCCGCAACACGCTGATCGAGATGAACCTGTCCCTCGTGCGGTACGCGGCCTCCCGCTTCCGCGGCCGGGGCGACTCGATGGAGGACATCGTCCAGGTCGGCACGATCGGACTGATCAAGGCCATCGACCGGTTCGAGCTGACCCGCGAGGTCGAGTTCACCTCCTTCGCCATTCCGTACATCGTCGGCGAGATCAAGCGCTTCTTCCGGGACACGAGCTGGGCCGTGCACGTGCCGCGCAGGCTCCAAGAGGCGCGGGTCGAACTGGCCAAGGCCACGGAGGAGTTGCAGACGCGGCTGGGCCGGATGCCCACCACCCGTGAGCTGTCGCAGCTGATGTCGCTGTCGGAGGAGGAGGTCGTCGAGGCGCGCAAGGCGTCCAACGGCTACACCTCCGCCTCCCTCGACGCGGCCCTGACCTCCGACGGCGGCGCCGACGGCGAGTCCGTGCTGGCCGACTTCCTCGGCGCCGAGGAGCCGGCGCTGGAGCTGGTGGAGGACTTCCACTCGCTGGCGCCGCTGATCGCCGAGCTGGACGAGCGGGAGCGGCGGATCATCCATATGCGGTTCGTCGAGGAGCGGACGCAGGCGGAGATCGGCAAGGAACTCGGCATCTCCCAGATGCATGTGTCCCGGCTGATCAGCCGCATGGTGCAGCGGCTGCGCACCGGCCTGCTGGGAGCCGAGATCGCCTGA